A stretch of Mya arenaria isolate MELC-2E11 chromosome 14, ASM2691426v1 DNA encodes these proteins:
- the LOC128217538 gene encoding uncharacterized protein LOC128217538, protein MCKRNFIGYDRSFALLKNVRVDPKFGHGRKGGENISYVINQTEDLEYYTLEKGYFKLRCQEGKPYHFKQTSHLNDWFNALEFYNQSTKMISTQQRFDKTAITIKRFEYANLYHTMTDFYNAFLVAKVLRLVPDHVIILIVDGHPAGALDDTWSRLFGGIIRAGEITDAVTFPRMVWSTIGYDSMLNSHHLHQVPFLEEFRSFFLSRHSVHFNDALDCDNLTVVLLLRKDYLAHPRNPSGSVSRKIANNEELVQKLKELLPRHNVLSSQIDLLSMKDQLRLISRTDILIGMHGAGLTHTLFLPKHAGLVELYPKYWPTANVHFQAMARWRNLKYLRWQNADPSNELSNKYTVINTTDVVEMLKNIHSLMCN, encoded by the coding sequence ATGTGTAAAAGAAACTTTATCGGTTACGACCGTAGTTTCGCCTTACTTAAGAACGTCCGTGTTGATCCGAAATTTGGGCATGGCAGAAAAGGTGGAGAAAACATATCTTATGTAATAAATCAGACAGAAGATCTGGAATATTATACTTTAGAAAAGGGTTACTTCAAGCTTCGCTGTCAGGAAGGTAAACCATACCATTTCAAACAGACGAGCCATTTAAATGACTGGTTTAATGCACTAGAATTTTATAATCAGTCCACCAAAATGATATCTACTCAACAACGGTTTGATAAGACAGCAATCACAATAAAGCGGTTTGAATACGCAAATCTATATCACACAATGACGGACTTTTACAACGCATTTCTGGTCGCCAAGGTTCTCAGGCTAGTACCTGATCACGTGATCATATTAATAGTTGACGGTCACCCAGCAGGAGCGCTGGACGACACGTGGTCTCGGCTCTTCGGTGGCATAATACGTGCAGGTGAGATAACTGACGCAGTAACATTCCCACGTATGGTCTGGTCCACCATTGGCTACGACAGCATGCTCAACAGCCACCATCTACATCAAGTGCCATTTCTGGAGGAATTTAGAAGCTTCTTTCTCTCAAGACACTCTGTACATTTCAATGACGCACTCGATTGTGATAATCTGACGGTAGTACTCCTTTTACGAAAAGACTATTTAGCTCATCCTAGAAACCCATCAGGATCAGTAAGCAGAAAAATAGCAAATAATGAAGAATTGGTACAAAAACTTAAGGAGTTATTGCCTCGCCATAATGTTCTAAGTTCTCAAATTGATCTTCTCTCCATGAAAGACCAGTTGCGTTTAATATCTAGGACGGACATACTGATTGGCATGCATGGTGCCGGCCTAACCCACACATTGTTTCTACCTAAACATGCCGGCTTGGTCGAGTTATACCCTAAGTACTGGCCCACTGCAAATGTACATTTCCAAGCCATGGCACGCTGGAGAAACCTCAAATACTTGCGATGGCAAAATGCTGATCCGTCTAATgaactttcaaataaatatacgGTCATTAATACAACTGATGTTGtggaaatgttgaaaaatatccATAGTTTAATGTGCAACTGA
- the LOC128218417 gene encoding uncharacterized protein LOC128218417 — protein sequence MKFYVRTAVIMVLITSVFTLLTLLIIKASWISSNSLVGDDLNQHSSLYQMFLARKLGIKRKFTRRHSYKSRQSRYILLTKNLSVMRLLDVTTARDMWTLPNLGADQIQAVIGKVEDMCKGNFIGYNRSFALLKNVSVDPKFGHGRKGGENIPEVINQREDLEYYTLEKGYFKLRCQEVDGHPAGALDGTWSRLFGGMIRAGEITEAVTFPSMVWSTIGYDSMLNSHRLHQVPFLEEFRSFFLLRHSVHFNDALDCDNLTVVLLLRKDYIAHPRNPSGLVSRKIENDKELVQSLKEFLPRHNVLCSQIDLLSMKDQLTLISRTDILIGMHGAGLTHTLFLPKHAGLIELYPNYWPTANVHFQAMARWRNLKYLQWQNTDPSNERANKYTVINTNDVVEMVEDIHALMCN from the exons ATGAAGTTTTATGTAAGGACAGCGGTTATAATGGTCTTGATTACGAGTGTGTTTACACTGTTAACGTTATTAATCATAAAAGCCTCATGGATTTCGAGCAACAGTCTAGTGGGTGACGATCTTAATCAACATAGCTCATTATACCAAATGTTCTTAGCTAGGAAACTTGGCATTAAAAGGAAGTTTACAAGGAGGCACTCATACAAATCACGTCAATCCAGGTACATTCTGCTGACCAAGAATCTATCAGTAATGCGCTTGCTAGATGTGACCACTGCCAGGGATATGTGGACTTTGCCAAATCTAGGTGCAGATCAGATACAAGCAGTCATTGGAAAAGTCGAAGATATGTGTAAAGGAAACTTTATCGGATACAACCGTAGTTTCGCCTTACTTAAGAATGTCAGCGTTGATCCGAAATTTGGGCATGGCAGAAAAGGTGGAGAAAATATACCTGAAGTCATAAATCAGAGAGAAGATCTGGAATATTATACTTTAGAAAAGGGGTACTTCAAGCTGCGCTGTCAGGAAG TGGACGGCCACCCAGCAGGTGCGCTAGACGGCACGTGGTCTCGACTCTTTGGTGGCATGATTCGTGCAGGTGAGATAACTGAAGCAGTAACATTCCCAAGTATGGTCTGGTCCACCATCGGCTACGACAGCATGCTCAACAGCCACCGTCTACATCAAGTGCCATTTCTGGAGGAATTTAGAAGCTTCTTTCTCTTAAGACACTCTGTACATTTCAATGACGCACTCGACTGTGATAATCTGACGGTAGTACTCCTTTTACGCAAAGACTATATAGCACATCCTAGAAACCCATCAGGATTAGTAAGcagaaaaatagaaaatgataaAGAACTGGTTCAAAGTCTTAAGGAGTTTTTGCCTCGACATAATGTGCTTTGTTCTCAAATTGATCTTCTTTCCATGAAAGATCAGTTGACTCTGATATCACGGACGGACATACTGATTGGTATGCATGGTGCCGGCCTTACTCACACGTTATTCCTACCTAAGCATGCCGGTTTGATCGAGCTGTACCCGAACTACTGGCCCACTGCAAATGTACACTTCCAGGCCATGGCACGCTGGAGAAACCTCAAATACTTACAGTGGCAAAATACTGATCCGTCTAATGAACGTGCAAATAAATATACTGTCATTAACACCAATGATGTTGTAGAAATGGTGGAAGATATCCATGCTTTAATGTGCAACTGA